One stretch of Candidatus Nitrosotenuis cloacae DNA includes these proteins:
- a CDS encoding thioredoxin-like domain-containing protein, with the protein MFDFSISKAPEFPPDFDWLNTDSKLSLSKLRGHVVVLDFWTYCCINCMHTLPTLARLEQAYRGKPVVFIGVHSGKFLSEQETKNIQSAVLRYEIEHPVIVDQKMQIWQGFGVNAWPTIIVLDPSGNIVYRQSGEGQFDAISDTIDILLQRHAQKGTLAKESLHITATSQQNSHILSFPGKLSISKSGQIAISDSNHNRIIVSDVSGKIIHIIGSGTPGLYDGDFTTAQFFRPQGVVWGNDDLFVADTENHTIRKIDLRQNKVTTLAGTGRQGPWRSPGGKGITTPISSPWDVAYDDGILYVAMAGNHQIWKYDVNSEMITPYAGTGQENIIDGPVQSANLAQPSGLYLYDDTLYFADSEVSAVRKIHLVQNTITSIVGRGLFEFGHEDGNIDDALFQHPLGVCATKDTIFVADTYNSAIRVIDLKTSQVYTLIGKTEKETVCLPDNPSCNILPLYEPSDVELFCGKLYIADTNNHLIRVFDLSNNSLDVLDLK; encoded by the coding sequence ATGTTTGATTTTTCAATATCAAAAGCACCAGAGTTTCCACCAGACTTTGATTGGCTAAACACCGACTCGAAATTATCATTATCAAAGCTAAGGGGACATGTAGTGGTTCTGGACTTTTGGACGTATTGTTGTATAAACTGCATGCATACATTGCCCACACTTGCCAGACTGGAGCAAGCATACCGGGGAAAGCCCGTAGTGTTCATCGGGGTCCATTCCGGCAAGTTCCTATCGGAACAAGAGACAAAAAACATCCAGTCTGCCGTATTGCGATATGAAATAGAGCATCCTGTAATAGTGGACCAAAAAATGCAGATTTGGCAGGGCTTTGGGGTGAATGCCTGGCCTACCATCATAGTGTTGGATCCAAGCGGAAACATTGTGTATCGCCAGTCAGGTGAGGGACAGTTTGATGCCATTAGCGATACAATAGACATACTATTGCAAAGACACGCACAAAAGGGAACTCTGGCAAAGGAATCACTCCACATTACCGCCACGAGTCAGCAAAATTCGCACATCTTATCGTTTCCAGGCAAGCTATCGATATCAAAGTCAGGCCAGATAGCAATTAGTGATTCCAACCATAACAGAATAATAGTTTCTGATGTGTCTGGAAAAATCATACACATCATTGGCAGTGGCACGCCTGGATTGTACGATGGTGATTTTACAACTGCACAGTTTTTCAGGCCGCAAGGAGTGGTATGGGGAAATGATGATCTGTTTGTGGCAGACACTGAAAACCACACAATACGAAAAATTGATCTGAGACAAAACAAAGTCACAACGCTTGCGGGAACTGGCAGGCAGGGACCATGGCGCTCACCTGGTGGCAAAGGTATCACCACACCAATCAGCTCACCCTGGGATGTTGCATATGATGATGGGATACTGTATGTGGCAATGGCAGGCAATCATCAAATCTGGAAATATGATGTAAACTCAGAAATGATCACTCCATATGCCGGAACAGGCCAGGAAAACATCATTGATGGTCCGGTGCAATCAGCAAACCTTGCGCAACCAAGCGGACTATACCTGTATGATGACACATTGTATTTTGCAGACAGCGAGGTATCGGCAGTACGGAAAATCCACCTCGTACAAAACACCATAACATCAATTGTGGGCCGTGGTCTATTCGAGTTTGGACACGAGGATGGCAATATTGATGATGCGTTATTTCAGCACCCACTTGGGGTGTGCGCTACAAAAGACACAATCTTTGTTGCAGATACGTACAATTCCGCAATACGTGTCATTGATCTAAAGACAAGCCAAGTCTACACCCTAATTGGTAAAACAGAAAAGGAAACAGTTTGTCTACCTGATAATCCATCGTGTAATATTTTGCCGCTCTATGAGCCAAGCGATGTAGAGTTGTTTTGCGGCAAGCTCTACATTGCAGACACTAACAACCATCTGATACGGGTCTTTGATTTGAGTAATAACTCACTTGATGTGTTGGATCTGAAATGA
- a CDS encoding Lrp/AsnC ligand binding domain-containing protein — MTHTAYVLISCVMGQEHAVLDKIKEIPQIKTALITFGEYDLVAKIQADSSQEMAHIISSQIRQIQKIRSTITLHVV; from the coding sequence ATGACTCACACTGCATATGTTTTGATTAGTTGCGTGATGGGCCAAGAACACGCCGTATTGGACAAAATAAAGGAGATTCCGCAGATCAAAACCGCACTGATCACATTTGGCGAATATGACTTGGTGGCAAAAATTCAGGCAGATTCATCACAAGAGATGGCACACATAATATCCTCGCAAATAAGGCAGATTCAAAAAATCAGAAGCACAATTACTTTGCACGTAGTCTAG
- a CDS encoding glycosyltransferase family 39 protein, giving the protein MWSEQLNKVGISHIILMSLVLHVFVIAQPQNFQLWDESIFLELTRNFIKMEDHTPYQLPGSYLFAGTAITIFGDNWFSWRAPSVIFGMLTLLVFYKISCRFTTEKNALFATLILSFDTIFFIHSTLFVRDVIVMFFGMLSLYLYFSKKYYLAAVVLGFSFFIKETTVFFLMFLMMFYLVKNKPWKNRFVKKKPILFLAVVSGTFLAILWMYDVSFNPVIYDPMIPTQKSVDGRDIPIAYPELRLRESRGYVHQTEVGVVTNPIQHLDIFLNSGYVSSDAYKIKNWNVVHTNYPWSWILPLTPPEKGNSLGWVNEKNLNFTEDRTRQIGKVFAIKWNGDPNVPLWVIGFWGSIVFVLYSIKKQNQSTLFVGIGMISMYVPYLLLSITGRVMFPYYFIYTVPFVSLGIVLLIDVIKQKRLRTFSNLILLGIVVWWFVLHYPLQILTL; this is encoded by the coding sequence TTGTGGTCTGAACAATTAAACAAAGTTGGAATATCTCATATTATTTTGATGTCTTTGGTTTTACACGTATTTGTTATTGCACAACCACAAAACTTTCAGCTCTGGGATGAATCAATATTTTTAGAATTAACTCGAAATTTCATCAAAATGGAGGATCATACTCCATATCAATTACCCGGTTCATACCTATTTGCGGGTACCGCGATAACAATTTTTGGCGATAATTGGTTTAGCTGGCGAGCACCATCTGTTATATTTGGCATGCTGACCCTGCTGGTTTTTTACAAAATCTCATGTAGATTTACTACCGAAAAAAACGCACTTTTTGCTACGCTAATTCTCTCATTTGATACTATTTTCTTTATTCATTCTACATTGTTTGTCAGAGATGTTATAGTGATGTTTTTTGGAATGCTTTCACTCTATCTGTATTTTAGTAAAAAATATTATCTTGCAGCAGTTGTTCTTGGTTTTTCATTTTTTATTAAAGAAACCACAGTATTTTTCCTCATGTTCTTAATGATGTTTTATCTTGTAAAAAATAAGCCTTGGAAAAATAGGTTCGTTAAGAAAAAACCAATCTTGTTCCTTGCTGTTGTCAGTGGAACTTTTCTGGCGATTTTATGGATGTATGATGTTTCTTTTAATCCTGTGATCTATGACCCGATGATTCCGACTCAAAAATCTGTTGATGGTAGAGATATTCCTATAGCTTATCCTGAATTGCGATTAAGGGAGTCACGAGGATATGTGCATCAAACAGAAGTTGGTGTAGTGACAAACCCAATTCAGCATCTTGATATATTTTTGAACAGCGGTTATGTTTCATCCGATGCGTACAAGATCAAGAATTGGAATGTTGTACACACTAACTATCCCTGGAGTTGGATTTTACCACTAACTCCGCCTGAAAAAGGAAATAGTTTGGGATGGGTAAATGAAAAAAATCTGAATTTCACCGAAGATAGAACCCGACAAATAGGGAAGGTTTTCGCTATCAAATGGAATGGGGATCCAAATGTGCCTTTATGGGTTATTGGTTTCTGGGGCTCAATTGTATTTGTTTTATACAGCATAAAAAAACAAAATCAATCAACATTATTCGTGGGAATTGGAATGATTAGCATGTATGTTCCGTACCTACTTCTTTCTATCACTGGGAGAGTTATGTTTCCGTATTATTTCATTTACACAGTACCGTTTGTCTCTCTTGGTATTGTCTTGCTCATTGATGTGATAAAACAAAAGAGACTGCGTACATTCTCTAATCTAATTCTTCTAGGGATTGTAGTCTGGTGGTTTGTACTGCATTATCCATTACAAATACTCACTCTGTGA